tttctccccaaaataaaatattccatttaaaaaaacaaaatcgttacaactctggaagttttgatcacaacttcatattttttgattgagattagttttttttgattgaatataatttttttgattgagattatgttttttttttattgagattagttttttgtttgattgaataatattgagacaaatttaactgaaTTAGGCTGAATTATTCTGCAGactagaggaagaggaggatgtgCTTCATCTTTGTGACTCTGAACTAGTAGGGCACATTCGTCAGAAAACAGCTCAAGACTTCCTAGCGGCACAACACGGACTTTACTAGCATAAACACTTTGCATCCCTTGGACAGCGGATCGAGGTACATGTTTAGAGATGTATTACTTTGTGAAGTCTGCACTTATGTAATGTATCTATGTTTTGTGTCAAACAAAAGCACCTAAGcagatgtattttctttttctttttagttttcgcGGTGTATTTTGGTGCATTCCAACTTGGTTTCGGATTAAGTAAATGTGACTCTGCTGCACCCGTCGAAGCTCTCCATGTGTTTTTGGTTCTGAGGGATTGCTACAGAACCATTTAAACAATGAttagatccatccatccgccCATAAACAAATGTCATATCAGCAACTCCAAATCGTACTCAGCAATTTGTAATTTGTGTAATTAGTAATTTCTCTGTAATTTGCCACGtgcttgtatgcatgcctgacaaTGTTGGGGCTTGCTGCTCATGAGATGATGGTCTTGCTGTATTTGCTCCCAGATTCTGACCAATGTATCACTTAGCTTCTGGACAATATGAGGTGCAACCTGGTGGCGTCAGATGAACCTAAATATGTTCTCCTAgagatgttctattggatttaggtcaagGGACAGTGGAGGCCCGTGAATGTTATCAATTCCTCAATCTTTTAGGAACTGCCTGCATAGTTTTGCCACATGAGGCCGGGCATTATCATGCATCAGGAAGAACCCAGGGCCCACTGCACCAGCAAACGGTCTAACAATGGGTCTAAGGATTTCATCTCGATACCTAATAGCAGTCAGGGTGCCATCATCTATCCTTTACAGGTCTGTACATCCCTCCATGGATAAGCCTCCACAGAACAACACTGACCCACCACTAAACCAATCATGCTGAACAACGTTGCAGGCGGCATAACATTCACCGCAGCTTCTCCGGACCCTTTCACGTCTAATAGATGACctcagagtgaacctgctctcatctgtgaGAAGAATAGGGCGCCAGTACAGAACCTTCCaattctggtgttctctggtaaatgccaGACGAGCTCCAAGGTGCGGGGCAATGAACACAGGGCCTACTAGAGAACGTCGGGCCCTCAGGCCACTTTCATGAAGTCCATTTGTAATGGTCTGGTCAGACACATTCACGCCAGTGGTCACTTTGTAGGGCTCTAGCAGTTCTCATGCTGTTCCTCTTTACACAAGGGAGCAGATACTGGTCCTGCTGATGAGTTAAGGACCTCTGACAGCCGTGTCGAGCTCTCCCAGTGTAACCGcctgtctcctggaatctcctccatgctCTTGAGACTATGCTGGGAGCTCAGCAAACCGCCTGGCAAGGGAACGCATTTatcctggtggagttggacAGTTTGTGCAACCTCTGTAGGATCCAGCTATTCATCATGCTACCAGTAGggacactgaccctggtcaaatgcaaaattactgaaaaaagccaaaaacatgaggagggaaaaaatgtctgtggcctccacctgtaaaacctttcctgttttaggggTTTTCTCAATGTTGTCCCTTTATTGCAcacctgttgttaatttcattaaaacCAAAACAGCTGAAACTGATTAATAACCCCCTCTACTACTTAACTGACCAGATCAATGTTCCAGAAGTTTAACGGACTTTATATTATAGTCTGATAAAAgtgttcctttcatttttttaagcagtattttaaatttattagtAACATCTGATTcattagaaattatttttaacatgttaTGTTAAAAAATTCCTGTGCTGTGtctgttttaacagattttacaGCTGTTGTGTTCATGAATCTTTTTGACTTAAATCTGGTTAGAAATGAGTCAAACATTAAAAGTTTTCATATTTAATGTTGATTCAAGACCTTTTGCATTTTACCACCATGGCATTCATTATAAAGACACAGATGACTCTACAGAGGTGAGTAGGTGTGAGATTGACACTTTAAGGTGTTTTTCTCAGCAGTAAACATTGTGTGTGGTGAGCTCAACCATGTCTAGCAAGTCAGAACTTCAAGGTAGGGGTTCTAGCCAAGGGTAAGGTGTGATCCTACAAGTGTTTTCATTGCATAAAGCTCAAAGTTACTTGTTCTATTCACTGAAAAGACCCTCCTGCTCCAGATTCCTGCTTTGAACTTGAAATGGCTGCACCACACAGTTCCTCTACAGTATACAACTAATTTGTCCATGTGATCAACTTTGCTTTGTGTCTTACTTTTGGTTGCATCCTGTCAGTCCCAGTGATGAACTGAGCGTGACCCCCTCCCTCCTTGGCCATCCCACTGATGAGAGCAGAGCTGGCTCCTTCACCAATCCCAAAGGAGAAGCATCTACAACACAGCAGATTGCTTTAGTATACACCAGATTTACAGACATACAAGAAATAATGTGGCTGATTAAATTGTTTCTGTTGTTCTGGTTTCACCTGTGGGAATCTGAATTCTTTCTGACCAGATCTATAACATCTTTGGTGTTTCCAACCTCTCCGTCAGTAAAGACAAACAGCTAGAGAGGAAGGCATGGATTACTTTCTTTATGTTTCACAGTGTAGATCTGCATGAAGCATATGCTGGGAGATCTCAGGTTttagtgtaaaatgtaaaagtatttttttcccaagtgaaagtaaatgaaatatataaaacatattaattaaaaacaagaaattagaAATAAGGATTTTACTTCTTCAGATAACAATTGAAACAGCAGCTCTGATTGTGTGGTACTGTATTTGGCAAGGTACAAACAGACGTGTTAAAACCAATGAATGGGCATGTGTCCACATTACTTGTCTAGGATGACTAGGAATGCTCTGTTTGCTGTAAATATCTTTGAGTGGCCCCAGGATCTCTGTTCCTCCCAGGTCAGCCTCCATCTTTTCAACTTTCTTCAGAGCATCctccattgttttctgtttgtactTCACACTCTGACTGTTAAATGAGAACATCCGTCAATCTACctatacatttatttagaactaaacagaaagaaaattattttaggcTGACTTATGGGGGCAGTAACTTACGAGAAGATGTGCTCAAACCGTGACCCAAAACTGTAGATGTTAAAGTAGCAGCCCACTGGTAAACTCTTCAATAGGAGTAGCAGAGTTTCCTAAAGAGAGGTGAAATAGAAGTgagtaacaaataaaaaactttattacaGAAAGAGAAAATCCTTAAAACCTTGGCGCTGTCCATGCGACTCGTGGatgttgtgtaatttaattGTGACTCCATACTTTCTGATTGATCCATCAAGAACACAAACTCTCCACAGGAGGCGAGTGAGGACATCACAGACTGGGGGAACTCAGGGTACAGGCTCACCATCACCACTGGATCCTCCATCAGAGAGCCTGGAACATGTTGGcgatggaaataaataaaacaaacatttactttCTGATATATtccaacatttaaataatatgtaacACCTTCACTGATCTGTTCTCACCAGGTTTAGCAGAGGCCTGTCCTGCCTCCACCACAGCAGTGGGCTGGTGGGCGTCTTTGTAATAAATCAGCAGTTCAACGTCTCTGTCAAACTTGTGTCCAGCAGCCAACTTAACCTACAGttgaaaaacacaataatagaaataaagttATCTATCTTGTTGGTAACAACCACATCCAGCAGTAACATTAACTCTCTTCCCACCGTGGCCTGAGTCTGATCAGTGTTGAGGTACTGAAGAGGATCCAGGGAGCAGCTGGACTCTACTTTAGAGATTGGACGAGGAGAGGACACTCGGGCAGAAAAGGACAGACTGTAGGGCACCAAAGAGGCTGGAACTGAGATCACCTGGACACTGGGACCTTCACTACCTGGAAACACCATTAGAAACAACTGGGAGTCATTTGTTTTAGGGTTAAAAGGGATATTGCATCTGTCAATCTGCTGGTTTTCCTACCCTGAGGTTGGTATCGAGGGTTGAGGACAGCAGGCAGACACAACCTCAGTCCATCATCATTTTAGGTTAGATTAAAGCAACTCATTTGACAACCTGATAATTATGATAATAATTGCAATATGAAGGCATCAGACTGTATTAAAATGGCTCAAATATATGAAgaagtaaaaatacatttaataacgTGCATCCTGGCATCAGAATTGGTATCAGTCTCAAAGTACAACCATTTTAAAAGTCTTCTTCATTTTACTATTGAAATTATTTGGACTGTAAGTAAAATGCTGTTTGTGGTGATAGCAGAGAGGAAGTGTGACCATTAGTAGATGAAGGGGAACCACAGTTTTACATTGTGGGAAGCAAGCAAATGCTTTCTGTATCACAAAATATTTCACATCAGTTATGCGATTTAATCCACTGTGACACAACATAAAGATGCATTTTTATTCTGGTCTTTGTAACAGTGCTCTATTGCGCAGCATCCTAAACAATTCAGTTACATGGAGGACAGAGAAAGTAGAAGAATTAGGAAAAAGTAACTTACCAGAGAGGGAGGATGTTGGAGCAAACAACCAGCAACCAGATACACTGGATACCCTGCACTTATATATACCAGGTGGGAGGGGCTTTGAGTTTTCACTAGGCTCCAAAAGCTTATTGAATGATAATTAAATCATGTTTTTCCCTTGTTCTAATTACGTTTTAATGTGTACAATGCATGTATGATTTGTTAGCAAGCTCTACATATTCTGGAAAATTTACTGTACATCTAAAGCAAACAATCTAAGATTGGAGTTTGTTATTAGAGTAGATTAGagtatatttttgttgtttcatgAAGCCCATTACATTTATAGCTTTCTTTTCTCTGGTAAAGATAATTTGACAGACGTTTTCAACAACctgagttaaatttgtctcaatattattcaatcaaacaaaaaactaatctcaatttaaaaaaaactaatttcaatcaaaaaatattaagttgtgatcaaaacgtCCAGAGTTgtaacaataatttttttttaaatggaatattttattttggggagaaaaaaaagtagtttgataaaactttttttgattaaaattactaattttttctcacgaagagaaaaaagttatttgcaaaacataaacttttatttgcgcatgtcaaaaatctttggttacgagtcttgcttttttggttttgacgctctttttggttgaactcaacgaattttgagtgctgtaaacatgaacatcctgggcggggcctaaagacgaacgctgtaagacgtttccctattggttagcgctgactaaagcagcagactctgatcccccgcatctctgaacttctgctcaaactgcagggcttgcagcgtcgcttcagtgaggagacatcaactgtacagaagaaaactgcggtcaagtgagccgatagtcagaaatacgcggtcacgccagccgacaccagctctctcttaaagattagtgtcgcgcatacaaggttcattacggtaatggagcagaaaggacgccgatcctggcaacggttgagtaaataagag
This genomic window from Girardinichthys multiradiatus isolate DD_20200921_A chromosome 18, DD_fGirMul_XY1, whole genome shotgun sequence contains:
- the LOC124884044 gene encoding von Willebrand factor A domain-containing protein 5A-like; amino-acid sequence: NDDGLRLCLPAVLNPRYQPQGSEGPSVQVISVPASLVPYSLSFSARVSSPRPISKVESSCSLDPLQYLNTDQTQATVKLAAGHKFDRDVELLIYYKDAHQPTAVVEAGQASAKPGSLMEDPVVMVSLYPEFPQSVMSSLASCGEFVFLMDQSESMESQLNYTTSTSRMDSAKVLRIFSFCNKVFYLLLTSISPLFRKLCYSY